A genomic region of Mycobacterium sp. Aquia_213 contains the following coding sequences:
- the lpdA gene encoding dihydrolipoyl dehydrogenase, producing the protein MTSHYDVVVLGAGPGGYVAAIRAAQLGLSTAVVEPKYWGGVCLNVGCIPSKALLRNAELVHIFTKEAKTFGISGEASFDYGVAFDRSRKVAEGRVAGVHFLMKKNKITEIHGYGRFTDPRTLSVDLNDGGTETVTFDNVIIATGSSTRLVPGTSLSENVVTYEELILSRELPESIIIAGCGAIGMEFGYVLKNYGVDVTVVEFLARALPNEDAEVSKEIEKQFKKLGVKILLGTKVESITDDGSVVRVAVSKDGKSEELKADKVLQAIGFAPNIEGYGLDKAGVALTDRKAIGITDYMRTNVDHIYAIGDVTGKLQLAHVAEAQGVVAAETIAGAETLALGDYRMLPRATFCQPNVASFGLTEEQAREEGYDVVVAKFPFTANAKAHGVGDPSGFVKLIADAKYGELLGGHLVGHDVSELLPELTLAQKWDLTATELARNVHTHPTMSEALQECFHGLTGHMINF; encoded by the coding sequence GTGACTTCTCACTATGACGTCGTTGTCCTTGGAGCTGGTCCCGGCGGATATGTCGCAGCGATTCGCGCCGCGCAGCTCGGCCTGAGCACCGCAGTCGTCGAACCTAAGTACTGGGGCGGAGTCTGCCTCAACGTCGGCTGCATCCCGTCCAAGGCGCTGCTGCGCAACGCCGAACTCGTGCACATCTTCACCAAAGAGGCCAAGACCTTTGGCATCAGCGGCGAGGCGTCATTCGACTACGGGGTCGCCTTCGATCGCAGCCGCAAAGTGGCCGAGGGCCGCGTCGCCGGCGTGCACTTCCTGATGAAGAAGAACAAGATCACCGAGATCCACGGCTACGGCCGGTTCACCGACCCGCGCACGCTCTCGGTAGATCTCAATGACGGTGGCACCGAGACGGTCACGTTCGACAACGTCATCATCGCCACCGGCAGCAGCACGCGCCTGGTTCCCGGCACGTCTCTGTCGGAGAACGTGGTCACCTACGAGGAACTGATCCTGTCCCGCGAGCTGCCGGAGTCGATCATCATCGCCGGTTGCGGGGCCATCGGCATGGAGTTCGGCTATGTGCTGAAGAACTACGGCGTCGACGTGACCGTCGTCGAGTTCTTGGCGCGCGCGCTGCCCAACGAGGACGCCGAAGTCTCCAAAGAGATCGAGAAGCAGTTCAAGAAACTGGGCGTCAAGATCCTGCTCGGAACCAAGGTCGAGTCCATCACCGATGACGGCTCCGTGGTCCGGGTGGCGGTCAGCAAGGACGGTAAGTCGGAGGAGCTAAAGGCCGATAAGGTGTTGCAGGCCATCGGTTTTGCGCCCAACATCGAGGGCTACGGATTGGACAAGGCCGGCGTCGCACTGACCGATCGCAAGGCGATCGGGATCACCGACTACATGCGCACCAACGTCGATCACATCTACGCGATCGGCGACGTCACCGGCAAGCTGCAGCTGGCCCACGTCGCCGAGGCGCAAGGCGTGGTCGCGGCCGAAACCATTGCCGGCGCAGAGACTTTGGCGCTCGGCGACTACCGGATGCTGCCGCGCGCGACATTCTGCCAGCCCAACGTCGCCAGCTTCGGGCTGACCGAGGAGCAAGCCCGCGAGGAGGGCTACGACGTGGTGGTGGCCAAATTCCCGTTCACCGCCAACGCCAAAGCGCACGGCGTGGGCGACCCCAGCGGTTTCGTCAAGCTGATCGCCGACGCCAAGTACGGCGAACTGCTGGGCGGGCACCTGGTCGGCCACGACGTGTCCGAGCTGCTGCCCGAGCTCACCCTGGCGCAGAAATGGGATCTGACCGCCACCGAGCTGGCCCGCAATGTGCACACCCACCCGACCATGTCCGAGGCGCTGCAGGAGTGCTTCCACGGCCTGACCGGCCACATGATCAACTTCTGA
- a CDS encoding putative holin translates to MIPLPRPWLLASAMLVGTAVGLLAGVALTVLVHTPVRPDVVIALVVGLPSVIGLLTILFSGRRWVTMLGAFLLAMAPGWFGVLVVLEVTSRG, encoded by the coding sequence GTGATCCCGTTACCCCGGCCCTGGCTGCTGGCCAGCGCGATGCTGGTCGGCACCGCGGTCGGGTTGCTGGCGGGGGTTGCGTTGACGGTGCTGGTTCATACCCCGGTCCGCCCCGACGTCGTCATCGCGCTGGTGGTGGGGTTGCCCAGCGTGATCGGGCTGTTGACGATCCTGTTCTCCGGGCGTCGTTGGGTCACGATGCTGGGCGCGTTCCTGCTGGCGATGGCGCCGGGCTGGTTCGGGGTGCTCGTCGTCCTCGAGGTGACATCTCGTGGCTAA
- a CDS encoding DUF779 domain-containing protein, with the protein MSAPGGAVITAAAAELLGRLQDRHGPVMFHQSGGCCDGSSPMCYPCGDFLVGDRDVLLGVLDVGAEGVAVWISGPQYQAWKHTQLVIDVVPGRGGGFSLEAPEGMRFLSRGRVYTDEEKAQLEAVPVITGAGYEGGERPSIRGPVIDKAVPETCPSRSP; encoded by the coding sequence ATGAGTGCTCCGGGCGGCGCGGTGATCACTGCCGCGGCCGCCGAGTTGCTGGGGCGGCTGCAGGACCGGCACGGCCCGGTGATGTTCCACCAGTCCGGCGGCTGCTGCGACGGGTCGTCGCCGATGTGCTACCCGTGCGGCGACTTTCTGGTCGGTGACCGCGACGTCCTGCTCGGCGTCCTGGACGTGGGAGCCGAGGGCGTCGCGGTGTGGATCTCGGGTCCGCAGTACCAGGCCTGGAAGCACACCCAGTTGGTCATCGACGTGGTGCCCGGCCGCGGCGGCGGATTCAGCCTGGAAGCACCCGAGGGCATGCGGTTTCTCAGTCGCGGCCGCGTCTATACCGACGAGGAGAAAGCCCAGCTAGAAGCCGTGCCGGTGATCACCGGGGCCGGGTACGAGGGGGGCGAGCGGCCATCGATTCGGGGCCCGGTGATTGACAAAGCCGTGCCGGAAACGTGCCCGTCTCGTAGTCCGTAA
- a CDS encoding aldehyde dehydrogenase family protein — MTVFARPGSSGALMSYESRYDNFIGGEWVAPAKGLYFENPTPVTGQTFCEVARSDEADVDKALDAAHAAAPAWGKTSPAERAAVLNKIADRIEANRDSLALAEVWDNGKPIRETLAADIPLAADHFRYFAAAIRAQEGSLSQIDEDTVAYHFHEPLGVVGQIIPWNFPILMGAWKLAPALAAGNTVVLKPAEQTPASILYLMSLIGDVIPPGVVNIVSGFGVEAGKPLASSDRIAKVSFTGETTTGRLIMQYASQNLIPVTLELGGKSPNIFFSDVMAANDNFQDKALEGFTMFALNQGEVCTCPSRSLIQSDIHDEFLELAAIRTKAVRQGDPLDSETMIGSQASNDQLEKILSYVEIGKAEGAKVITGGERAELGGDLSGGYYMQPTIFAGNNKMRVFQEEIFGPVVTVTSFTDFNDAMSIANDTLYGLGAGVWSRDGNTAYRAGREIKAGRVWVNCYHVYPPHAAFGGYKQSGFGRETHQMALDHYQQTKNLLVSYADKAQGFF, encoded by the coding sequence ATGACTGTCTTCGCACGCCCGGGTTCCAGCGGGGCCCTGATGTCCTACGAATCGCGGTACGACAACTTCATCGGGGGTGAGTGGGTCGCACCCGCCAAGGGTCTCTACTTCGAGAACCCGACGCCGGTGACCGGCCAAACATTTTGCGAAGTGGCGCGGTCCGACGAGGCCGACGTCGACAAGGCGCTCGACGCCGCGCACGCGGCCGCCCCGGCGTGGGGCAAGACCTCGCCGGCCGAGCGGGCCGCGGTGCTGAACAAGATCGCCGATCGCATTGAGGCGAACCGGGATTCGTTGGCCCTGGCCGAGGTCTGGGACAACGGCAAGCCGATCCGCGAGACGCTGGCGGCCGACATCCCGCTGGCCGCCGATCATTTCCGGTATTTCGCCGCGGCGATCCGCGCCCAGGAGGGCTCGCTGTCGCAGATCGACGAGGACACCGTCGCCTACCACTTCCACGAGCCGCTCGGCGTCGTCGGGCAGATCATTCCGTGGAACTTCCCGATCCTGATGGGCGCGTGGAAGCTCGCGCCGGCGCTGGCTGCCGGCAACACAGTGGTGCTCAAGCCCGCCGAGCAGACGCCGGCGTCGATCCTCTACCTGATGTCGTTGATCGGCGACGTGATCCCGCCGGGTGTGGTCAACATCGTCAGCGGCTTCGGCGTCGAGGCCGGCAAACCGCTCGCGTCCAGCGACCGGATCGCCAAGGTTTCGTTCACCGGGGAGACCACGACCGGCCGGCTGATCATGCAGTACGCGTCGCAGAACCTGATCCCGGTCACGCTGGAGCTCGGCGGCAAGAGCCCCAACATCTTCTTCTCCGATGTAATGGCCGCCAACGACAACTTCCAGGACAAGGCCCTCGAGGGCTTCACGATGTTCGCCCTCAACCAGGGCGAGGTGTGCACCTGTCCGTCGCGCAGCCTGATCCAGTCCGACATTCACGACGAGTTCCTGGAGCTGGCCGCAATCCGGACCAAGGCCGTCCGGCAGGGCGACCCGCTGGACAGCGAGACCATGATCGGTTCGCAGGCCTCCAACGACCAGCTGGAAAAGATCCTGTCCTACGTCGAGATTGGGAAGGCGGAGGGTGCCAAGGTCATCACCGGCGGTGAGCGTGCCGAGCTCGGTGGTGACCTGTCCGGCGGTTACTACATGCAGCCGACGATCTTTGCCGGCAACAACAAGATGCGCGTCTTCCAGGAGGAGATCTTCGGGCCGGTGGTGACCGTGACGTCGTTCACCGATTTCAACGACGCGATGAGCATCGCCAACGACACCCTGTACGGCCTGGGTGCCGGGGTGTGGAGCCGCGACGGCAACACGGCCTACCGGGCCGGGCGCGAGATCAAGGCCGGCCGGGTCTGGGTGAACTGCTACCACGTGTATCCGCCGCACGCGGCGTTCGGTGGCTACAAGCAATCCGGGTTCGGCCGCGAGACGCACCAGATGGCGCTCGATCACTATCAGCAGACCAAGAACCTGCTGGTGTCCTACGCCGATAAGGCGCAGGGCTTCTTCTGA
- a CDS encoding prolyl oligopeptidase family serine peptidase — MTAQPAEDNDDPYLWLEDVTAETALDWVRARNEPTIERFCDADFERMRADALEVLDTDARIPYVRRRGEYLYNFWRDAANPRGLWRRTTLDSYRSDSPEWDVLIDVDQLGRADDEKWVWAGATVIEPEFTRALVNLSRGGSDAVIVREFDMLTREFIPDGFALPEAKSQIGWADPDTVLVGTDFGAGSLTESGYPRIVKRWRRGTPLSDAETVFEGTRADVSVGANADRTPGFERSFAGRSIDFWNSETYEVRGSELIRIDVPTDASVSVHREWLLIELRTDWTVGAAGYRAGSLLAADYDEFLSGTVDLRVVFEPDEHTCLHQSAWTRDRLLLVTLADVASRVEIVTPGSCQRDEIAGIPPATNTVIAAADDTGDEFFLDSSGFDMPSRLLRGTGPGSLEEIKSAPAFFDAENLDVKQYFVPSKDATLIPYFVVRSRDVEGPGPTLLGGYGGFESSKTPGYSGVLGRLWLARGGTYVMANIRGGGEYGPGWHTQAIREGRHKVDEDFAAVADDLVNRGITTVAQLGAQGGSNGGLLMGIMLTKYPEKFGALVCDVPLLDMRRYHLLLAGASWVAEYGDPDNPDDWEFISKYSPYQNISATRHYPQVLFTTSTRDDRVHPGHARKMVAALQAAGHQVWLYENIEGGHAGAADNEQAAFKSALSYSFLWRTLGGQS; from the coding sequence ATGACTGCGCAGCCCGCCGAGGACAACGACGACCCGTACCTGTGGCTCGAGGACGTCACCGCCGAGACCGCGCTGGATTGGGTGCGCGCGCGCAACGAACCGACGATCGAGCGGTTCTGCGACGCGGACTTCGAGCGGATGCGCGCCGATGCGCTGGAGGTCCTCGACACCGACGCCCGCATCCCCTACGTGCGTCGCCGCGGCGAGTACCTGTACAACTTCTGGCGCGACGCCGCCAACCCGCGCGGGCTCTGGCGGCGCACCACGCTGGACAGCTACCGCAGCGACTCCCCCGAGTGGGACGTGCTGATCGACGTCGACCAGCTGGGGCGCGCCGACGACGAGAAGTGGGTGTGGGCCGGCGCCACGGTCATCGAACCGGAGTTCACCCGCGCGCTGGTCAATCTCTCCCGCGGCGGCTCGGACGCGGTGATCGTGCGCGAATTCGACATGCTCACACGCGAATTCATCCCCGACGGGTTCGCACTCCCGGAAGCCAAGTCGCAGATCGGCTGGGCCGATCCGGACACGGTGCTGGTGGGCACGGACTTCGGCGCCGGCTCGCTGACCGAATCCGGATATCCGCGGATCGTCAAGCGCTGGCGTCGCGGCACACCACTGAGCGATGCCGAGACGGTCTTCGAGGGAACGCGCGCGGACGTCAGCGTAGGGGCCAACGCCGATCGGACGCCGGGTTTTGAGCGCAGCTTCGCGGGCCGTTCGATCGACTTCTGGAATTCGGAGACCTACGAAGTGCGCGGGTCGGAACTGATCCGCATCGACGTGCCCACCGACGCGAGCGTGTCGGTTCACCGTGAATGGCTGCTGATCGAGCTGCGCACCGATTGGACCGTCGGCGCCGCAGGCTACCGCGCCGGCTCGCTGCTGGCGGCGGACTACGACGAATTCCTTTCCGGAACAGTAGATTTGCGAGTGGTCTTCGAACCCGACGAGCACACCTGCCTGCATCAGAGCGCGTGGACGCGGGACCGGCTGTTGCTCGTGACTTTGGCCGACGTCGCCAGCCGGGTCGAAATCGTCACGCCCGGCAGCTGCCAGCGCGACGAAATCGCCGGCATCCCGCCGGCGACCAACACGGTGATCGCGGCCGCCGACGATACCGGCGATGAATTCTTCTTGGATTCAAGCGGATTCGACATGCCCTCGCGACTGCTGCGTGGCACCGGCCCCGGGAGCCTGGAGGAGATCAAATCCGCGCCGGCGTTCTTCGACGCCGAAAACCTGGATGTGAAGCAGTATTTCGTGCCGTCGAAGGACGCCACCTTGATCCCGTACTTCGTCGTGCGGTCACGAGACGTCGAAGGGCCCGGCCCCACCCTGCTGGGCGGTTACGGCGGATTCGAGTCGTCCAAGACGCCCGGGTACAGCGGGGTGTTGGGCCGGCTGTGGCTGGCCCGCGGCGGCACCTACGTGATGGCCAACATTCGCGGCGGCGGCGAGTACGGGCCGGGCTGGCATACCCAGGCGATTCGCGAGGGCCGACACAAGGTCGACGAGGATTTCGCCGCGGTGGCAGACGATTTGGTGAACCGGGGCATCACGACCGTCGCGCAGCTGGGTGCGCAAGGCGGCAGTAACGGCGGCTTGCTGATGGGCATCATGCTGACCAAGTACCCGGAGAAATTCGGCGCGCTGGTCTGCGACGTGCCGCTGCTGGACATGAGGCGCTACCACCTGTTGCTGGCCGGCGCGTCATGGGTCGCCGAGTACGGCGACCCCGACAACCCGGACGATTGGGAGTTCATCTCCAAATACTCGCCGTACCAAAATATTTCGGCGACGCGCCACTATCCGCAGGTGCTGTTCACCACGTCGACCCGCGACGACCGGGTGCACCCCGGCCACGCCCGCAAGATGGTGGCGGCGCTGCAGGCCGCGGGCCATCAGGTCTGGTTGTACGAGAACATCGAGGGTGGGCACGCCGGCGCGGCGGACAATGAGCAGGCCGCGTTCAAGTCGGCCCTAAGCTATTCGTTCCTGTGGCGGACGCTGGGAGGCCAATCGTGA
- a CDS encoding crotonase/enoyl-CoA hydratase family protein, with translation MTDFETLLYKAAGPVATITLNRPEHLNTIVPPMPDEIEAAIGRAERDPGIKVIVLRGAGRAFSGGYDFGGGFQHWGEAMMTDGKWDPGKDFAMVSARETGPTQKFMAIWRASKPVIAQVHGWCVGGASDYALCADIVIASEDAVIGTPYSRMWGAYLTGMWLYRLSLAKAKWHSLTGRPLSGVQAAEIELINEAVPFERLEARVAEIAAELTQIPLSQLRAQKLIVNQAYENMGLASTQTLGGILDGLMRNTPDALDFINTAETRGVRAAVERRDGPFGDYSQAPADLRPDPSHVIVPDSDG, from the coding sequence ATGACCGACTTCGAGACTCTGCTGTACAAGGCCGCCGGCCCAGTCGCCACCATCACGCTGAACCGCCCCGAGCACCTCAATACGATCGTGCCGCCGATGCCCGACGAGATCGAGGCGGCCATCGGCCGGGCCGAGCGGGATCCGGGGATCAAGGTCATCGTGCTGCGCGGCGCCGGGCGCGCGTTCTCGGGCGGTTACGACTTCGGCGGCGGCTTCCAGCACTGGGGCGAGGCCATGATGACCGACGGCAAGTGGGATCCGGGCAAGGACTTCGCGATGGTCAGCGCCCGCGAGACCGGGCCGACGCAGAAGTTCATGGCCATCTGGCGGGCATCCAAGCCGGTGATCGCACAGGTACACGGCTGGTGCGTCGGCGGGGCCAGCGACTACGCGCTGTGCGCCGACATCGTGATCGCCAGCGAAGACGCGGTGATCGGCACTCCGTACAGCCGGATGTGGGGGGCCTATCTGACCGGCATGTGGCTGTACCGGCTGAGCCTGGCCAAGGCCAAGTGGCACTCGCTGACCGGCCGGCCGCTGTCCGGTGTGCAGGCCGCCGAGATCGAGCTGATCAACGAGGCGGTGCCGTTCGAGCGGCTCGAGGCGCGGGTTGCCGAGATCGCCGCCGAGCTGACGCAGATCCCGCTGTCGCAGCTGCGGGCCCAGAAGCTGATCGTCAACCAGGCTTACGAGAACATGGGCCTGGCCTCCACCCAGACGCTGGGCGGCATCCTGGACGGCCTGATGCGCAATACTCCCGACGCACTCGACTTCATCAACACCGCCGAAACCCGGGGGGTGCGGGCGGCAGTAGAACGGCGCGATGGCCCGTTCGGCGACTACAGCCAGGCCCCAGCTGACCTGCGACCCGACCCCTCGCACGTCATCGTCCCTGATAGCGATGGCTAG
- a CDS encoding DUF5078 domain-containing protein, producing the protein MSRLTSCLRAGAAFLALGMAAVTFPTTAVADSTEDFPIPRRMINTTCDAEQILAATRDTSPVYYQRYMIDFNNHPNVSQAAIDKAHWFYSLAPQDRRAYSENFYAPVSDPLWVAWPNHMKIFFNNKGVVAKSTDVCNTYPPGDMSVWNWG; encoded by the coding sequence ATGTCTCGGCTGACTTCTTGCCTGCGTGCAGGCGCCGCCTTTCTTGCCCTGGGTATGGCCGCTGTGACCTTCCCGACGACCGCGGTAGCAGACTCCACGGAGGACTTCCCGATCCCCCGCCGGATGATCAACACCACCTGCGATGCCGAGCAGATACTCGCGGCCACCCGGGACACCAGCCCGGTGTACTACCAGCGGTACATGATCGACTTCAACAACCACCCGAACGTCTCGCAGGCGGCGATCGACAAGGCGCACTGGTTCTACTCCTTGGCGCCGCAGGATCGCCGGGCATACTCCGAGAACTTTTATGCCCCGGTCTCCGACCCGCTGTGGGTGGCGTGGCCCAACCACATGAAGATCTTCTTCAACAACAAGGGTGTCGTCGCCAAGTCGACCGACGTCTGCAACACGTACCCGCCCGGCGACATGTCGGTCTGGAACTGGGGCTAA
- a CDS encoding RND family transporter — MSTNNAAVGLPHMPFFARTVHKFALLIVLGWVGLVVCLSMFVPDLETVGKQHTVPMSPKEAASMQATQRVGKVFNEFSSDSAIMILLEGQQPLGDDAHHFYDQLIKKLEADTTHVEHVQDFWGDPLTAAGSQSSDGKAAYVQVYLRGNQGETKANESVRAVRKLVDDTPAPPGVKAYVTGAAALTADQSAAGDKGVILVTLLTFVVIIVMLLWVYRSFVTMFITLLMVVLELFAARQVVAFLADNDIIGLSTFAVNLLVLMVIAASTDYAIFVLGRYQEARSLGEDREQAFYTMFHGTAHVVLGSGLTIAGAMYCLSFTRLPYFQSLGVPCAVGTLVAVLAALTLGPAVLTVGSRFGLFDPKRQMRTRGWRRVGTAIVRWPGPILAVSIGIALIGLLALPGYKTNYDNRQYLPESTKAVVGYEAAERHFSNARMNPELLLIETDHDMRNPANMLVLDRIARFVFHIPGVARVQTITRPLGAPIEHTSIPFQISMQNTTQVENQEYMKKRMADMLKQADAMQMSIDTMQRMYEITSKMAAVTHHMDGLTHEMLDVTSNMRDEIANFDDFFRPIRSYFYWEKHCFDIPVCWSLRSILDALDGLDQIVEKFKYLSDDLAQMDALLPQMLAQMPPMIATMSTMKQMMLTMHSSMNSMYDQMDVMSQNSTAMGQAYDAAKNDDSFYIPPEVFDNPDFKRGLKMFLSPDGHAARFIISHDVPPATPEGISHVDPIKSAAKEAIKGTPLEGSKIWLGGTAAVYKDMRDGSKYDLMIAGISAASLILIIMLIITRSLVAAITIVGTVLISLGASFGLSVLVWQDILGIELHWMVLAMSVILLLAVGSDYNLLLVSRFKEEIQSGIKTGIIRSMAGTGAVVTSAGLVFAATMATFAISPLRVMGQVGTTIALGLLFDTLIVRSFMMPSVAALMGRWFWWPTQVRTRPASQMLRPYGPRSAVRAHMLPQVHPQTRGSNGDSPDAESTDRFRVGSPHY, encoded by the coding sequence ATGAGCACCAATAACGCGGCGGTCGGGCTGCCGCACATGCCGTTTTTTGCGCGGACGGTACACAAGTTCGCGCTGCTGATCGTGCTGGGCTGGGTCGGGCTGGTGGTATGCCTGTCCATGTTCGTCCCCGACCTGGAAACGGTCGGCAAGCAGCACACGGTGCCGATGAGCCCGAAAGAGGCGGCGTCGATGCAGGCGACGCAGCGCGTCGGCAAGGTGTTCAACGAATTCAGCAGCGACAGCGCGATCATGATCCTCCTGGAGGGGCAACAACCGCTTGGCGACGACGCCCACCACTTTTATGACCAGCTGATCAAGAAGCTCGAGGCCGACACCACGCACGTCGAGCACGTGCAGGACTTCTGGGGCGATCCGCTGACGGCGGCCGGCTCGCAGAGTTCGGACGGTAAGGCCGCCTACGTGCAGGTGTATCTCCGGGGTAACCAGGGCGAGACCAAGGCCAACGAGTCGGTCCGGGCGGTCCGCAAGCTGGTGGACGACACGCCCGCGCCACCCGGGGTCAAGGCCTACGTCACCGGCGCGGCGGCCCTGACCGCCGATCAGTCGGCGGCCGGCGACAAGGGCGTCATCCTGGTCACCCTGCTCACGTTCGTGGTGATCATCGTGATGCTGCTGTGGGTCTACCGATCGTTCGTCACCATGTTCATCACCCTGCTGATGGTGGTGCTCGAGCTGTTCGCGGCGCGCCAGGTTGTCGCGTTTCTGGCGGATAACGACATCATCGGCTTGTCGACCTTCGCGGTGAACCTGCTGGTGCTGATGGTGATCGCGGCAAGCACGGACTATGCGATCTTCGTTCTCGGCCGATATCAGGAGGCGCGCTCCCTCGGCGAGGACCGAGAACAGGCGTTCTACACCATGTTTCACGGCACCGCGCACGTGGTGCTGGGCTCCGGCCTGACCATCGCCGGTGCGATGTATTGCCTCAGCTTCACCCGGCTTCCGTACTTCCAGAGCCTGGGCGTCCCGTGCGCGGTGGGGACGCTGGTCGCCGTTCTTGCGGCGCTCACGCTGGGCCCGGCCGTGCTGACGGTGGGAAGCCGGTTCGGCCTGTTCGACCCCAAGCGGCAGATGCGGACCCGGGGCTGGCGGCGCGTCGGCACTGCCATCGTCCGGTGGCCCGGGCCGATCCTGGCCGTGTCGATCGGCATCGCGCTGATCGGCCTGCTCGCGCTGCCCGGCTACAAGACCAACTATGACAACCGCCAGTACCTGCCCGAGAGCACGAAGGCGGTCGTCGGATATGAGGCCGCGGAGCGGCATTTCTCCAACGCCCGGATGAATCCGGAATTGCTCTTGATCGAGACCGACCACGACATGCGCAATCCGGCAAACATGTTGGTGCTGGACAGGATTGCCCGCTTTGTGTTCCACATCCCCGGCGTCGCCCGGGTCCAGACGATTACCAGGCCGCTGGGCGCGCCGATCGAGCACACGTCGATCCCGTTCCAGATCAGCATGCAAAACACGACGCAGGTCGAAAACCAGGAGTACATGAAGAAGCGTATGGCCGACATGCTGAAGCAGGCCGACGCGATGCAGATGTCCATCGACACGATGCAGCGCATGTACGAGATCACGTCCAAGATGGCCGCCGTGACGCACCACATGGACGGCCTGACGCATGAAATGCTGGACGTCACAAGCAATATGCGTGACGAGATCGCCAACTTCGACGACTTCTTCCGGCCGATCCGCAGCTACTTCTATTGGGAGAAGCACTGTTTCGACATCCCGGTCTGCTGGTCGCTGCGATCTATCCTGGACGCGCTTGACGGCTTGGACCAGATCGTCGAAAAGTTCAAGTATCTTTCCGACGATCTGGCCCAGATGGACGCCCTGTTGCCGCAGATGCTGGCGCAGATGCCGCCGATGATCGCGACCATGTCGACGATGAAGCAAATGATGCTGACCATGCACAGCTCGATGAACTCGATGTATGACCAGATGGACGTGATGAGCCAGAACTCGACCGCCATGGGTCAGGCCTATGACGCGGCCAAGAACGACGACTCGTTCTACATTCCACCGGAGGTCTTCGACAACCCCGATTTCAAGCGCGGCTTGAAGATGTTCCTGTCACCCGACGGCCATGCCGCCCGGTTCATCATCTCCCACGACGTCCCACCGGCGACGCCCGAAGGCATTTCGCACGTCGACCCGATCAAGTCGGCGGCGAAGGAAGCCATCAAGGGAACGCCATTGGAGGGTTCCAAGATCTGGCTGGGCGGCACGGCCGCGGTCTACAAGGACATGCGGGACGGGTCCAAGTACGACCTGATGATCGCCGGGATATCGGCGGCCAGCCTGATCCTGATCATCATGTTGATCATCACCCGCAGCCTGGTCGCCGCGATCACCATCGTGGGGACGGTGCTGATTTCGTTGGGGGCCTCATTCGGTCTCTCGGTGCTGGTCTGGCAGGACATCCTGGGCATCGAACTGCACTGGATGGTGCTGGCGATGTCGGTCATCCTGCTGTTGGCGGTGGGATCCGACTACAACCTGCTGCTGGTTTCCCGATTCAAAGAGGAGATCCAATCCGGAATCAAGACCGGGATCATCCGGTCGATGGCCGGCACCGGCGCGGTGGTGACGTCTGCCGGTTTGGTGTTCGCCGCCACCATGGCGACGTTCGCGATCAGCCCGCTGCGGGTCATGGGACAGGTGGGAACCACGATTGCGCTGGGTCTGTTGTTCGACACCCTGATCGTGCGTTCGTTCATGATGCCGTCGGTAGCCGCCTTGATGGGCCGCTGGTTCTGGTGGCCGACCCAGGTGCGCACGCGCCCCGCCAGTCAGATGCTTCGGCCCTACGGACCACGTTCGGCGGTTCGTGCCCACATGCTGCCGCAGGTCCATCCGCAAACCCGGGGCAGCAATGGTGACTCGCCCGACGCGGAGAGCACCGATCGGTTCCGGGTGGGCTCACCGCACTACTGA
- a CDS encoding MmpS family transport accessory protein, translating to MVKAPVANAAKRLWIVLVIAVVIAVAGFCVLRLRSFFGNHDTSGIGNSSLDDIKPFNPKHVVYKVYGSGSTANINYLDINAQPRRIDNVPLPWTLSVTTTLPSVSVNVVAQTDGDQIGCQIIVNDVVKDERSITGVNAETFCIVKSA from the coding sequence GTGGTGAAAGCGCCCGTTGCCAACGCGGCGAAACGACTGTGGATCGTGTTGGTCATCGCTGTGGTCATCGCTGTGGCGGGATTCTGCGTCCTTCGCCTCCGCTCCTTTTTCGGCAATCACGACACCTCGGGGATCGGCAACAGCAGCCTGGATGACATCAAGCCGTTCAACCCGAAGCACGTGGTCTACAAGGTCTACGGATCCGGGTCCACCGCGAATATCAACTACCTGGACATCAATGCGCAGCCGCGGCGGATCGACAACGTGCCGCTGCCCTGGACTCTCTCGGTCACCACGACGCTCCCGTCGGTGAGCGTGAACGTGGTCGCCCAGACCGACGGAGACCAGATCGGCTGCCAGATCATCGTGAACGACGTAGTCAAAGACGAAAGGTCGATCACCGGCGTGAACGCGGAAACCTTTTGCATTGTGAAGTCCGCATGA